In Babesia microti strain RI chromosome IV, complete genome, the sequence GGTTCTGGGTTGATCTTAAATGAGAATGCCTTTGGTTTCAATACTAGCGGACTCAAGCTCGAAAAATCCAAGGTCAGATTACTGGTAGAGGAGGAATTGAAACGCTTCTATAGGTTAGTATTTTTACAAGGCAtcatgttatatttatacaagttttaattgatttttaacattttaaatttgaaaattttgtgcAAATTATCCCTTAAATGTGatgaaatttgatttttgtacattaaaaatgttaaattgttattaacaCTTAgattttgtaatttttaaggtttatttgtgtaaatcgaatttttaatatttgccaattatttaatttttataaatcaaaacttatcattaattcaattgatGTGTATATGAAATTACGAAACTTAATGGGTTTTTTTATAGTTTCAAATATGATCTAGACCTGAACTGCTAAATCGCATAGATAAAGTGGTTATATTCGACAAACTATCACATGAAAGCCTTAGGGAAATCATAAAACTTCATGCAAACAAGGTTCTAGATAGGGTCACTGAAATGGGTTACAAAGTTCGTGTAGGAGACTCAATGCTAGAGCATATACTTAAACAGCCTACAGAAGCTGTCTACGGGGCACGTTCTGTTTTGTAAGTTTGCatgacaattttgaataatcATCCCATTGAATTGAGTAATTATGTAGGCGCCATTTGACTAAATTCGTGGAAGATCCGCTGTCCAATGCAATCATCGCCAAGCAGCTAAGGTCAGATGTAGATTATACGATAGAAATTGTAGATGGAAATAGTAAGATTGTGGAAGTATCACCTGTTATAACTGGTGATACTTGACTGTATAATACCGAATTGAATTGCTGTAAATTAGTCACTAGTAATTGCACTGGTCATAGGGTAGTTGTGTAGGGCTTTACTGTAGTAATGATCAATGTGCAAGAATAGCTGATAATGAATGAAACGGAATTTATTCTAATTCTTGGTGACATATACACACCTTCAAGAGCCCTTTGTATACCAAATCAATTCAAAGAATTGCTGAGGAATAACAAGATTTCAGCTGTATTTTGTACTGGCAACTTAGGTTCTGATGATGTAAAGGAGGAACTTGAGAATATATCCACAAATTTGTACATAACCAAGGGGGATTTTGATATGAATGATGAATATCCAGAATATTTGAATGTCAAAATAGGTAGTTACTAATTAAATCAGGGGAATTCAACTTTGGCATGATTCATGGACACCAAATTGTGCCTTGGGGGAATTTTGATTCATTAAGAGCTATAGCGATACAACtaaattgtgatatattaatttcagGTCATACCCATGAACTATCTGTTATCACCAAATCCGATAGATGTTATATTAACCCCTCAACATGCACCGGAGCCTATCAGCCCTGGTCCCCAAATCCCATCCCTTCGTTTGTGCTGCTAGCTGTTACTGGCGatcaaataatgatatacaCGTATCAAATCGGGTTAGGGATTGATAATGACGGGAAGCCGAATGTTAATATGGTAAAGTGGTCCAAGAACAATAGAAGAATGGATCCTTAAAATCGGggaattttaaaaataatctacgtctaattaatatttttcataCATCcataattacaattgtGTGTTATCACTCACAAATCTTTAATGTCCTTTAGTTAATTAATAGTTgtgattatttaaataatcacctggtaatattatatatttaaacttATGATGTGTGCAAATGTGTATGTTCGTTATTAATggcatatttaaatattgacaTTACATGAAACAATAATTAGTATGACATTAAATGCATTATCCAATGtgtttataaattaattgatatatttgccATGGTATATTGTATTGAGTATGTGAAAATTCGTATTTATGAGTAATCATTATTTCGGTTAAGTAGGTTATTATAAGCTCTACTTTTATGTTAGATTGCAAGCATTAACGGGGCTAATACTAGAAATCTAACTGgaataattacaaataatgcATTTACGCAAGTagcatttaaaattagtgatgttagaatttttattaaagTATGCactatattataaaataagTGTCAAGGCTagaaaatataatgatgaCAACAACTATCCGAAGTTTTCAATAGACGTCGaaataaaatgttaaaataaCGTGGAAAAGGTGTTgtggtaaaattatatacaaacaCAAGCCGTTATTGGCAAAATTAACAACTTGTTGTTAATTTTAATCGATATAATCAAGATTGCATAGGAGTGAGATGGGTGAATTTTTCTACCTGATGCTCCACATCATTGGTCAATTCGGTTTCATTCAAGGCTGGAGATGTGTATGTGACTTCTGGTTCGAAATACACTGCCCACAAAGAAGCAGCCAGCAAAGCTAGCGCTAATGTTGGTACGAATGGTGTTGACATTTTAAGCATGAATTTTAGCAGTTCTGCATTAAAACTTAAAATACCAAAAAGGCCggataatataaataatacactGTTAATGTATGCGTGTAAATCACCCGCACCTTCATCATGATAGACTTCCAATAGGTAACACGCTACACCAAATAATATAAGGGAAAATGCATGAATAACTCTGGTGAATAAAAACAAAACTAGTTCACTCCCACCCTCATTCAATAGTATGTACCATCTAGTTGTGTAAAACTTTGcaatatataaatggaAAATGAATTGCAAAGTTGAGCTTAGAGTGTCCAAAAAGGTAGCTAGTCTTAAAATCTTGGACCCAGATCTATATCCCCTAGTCCAACTGAGTGACTAATGCCTTACCATGTATCATCAGCTAATATGATTTGAAAACAGAGTAGACACAAAGATCCTCCAAGGTagataattgaaaaaacCGCGGTAAAGTTGCGAAATGATTCATTCAATCTAGTTTCTTCTGATAATCCACTCAAATCGTATGTGTAAAATCCCTTTCCTCCATGTGAAAAGTGTGTTATAATCAATCCAAGCAAGGAAAGGAGTTGTAAGCCGAACCCCGAGCGGAGACTGACAGAAAAGAATTCATTTAATGGTATAATTGGGCCTCTAACAACATGAGCTGGACCATCTAAGCCATCTTTTCTAGTAGTATAATACATCGCCATGTCGGCAACTATATAGGGTGATGAAAGGGTTAGCACATTTGTGCACGTTACACATCGAACCTCACGGTATTCACTAAAAAATGCCCATTTGTTATCAAGctaaatttgttgtttatacatgaattttatattttactgAAGTCTACACATCACACAATtgtaatgaatattatACTATTTAAGAGTAATATCCGAATTGTTactaatgataatattccTATTATAGTTAAAACTCtttcatttatataaataattaatgttgcgaaattgtaattttccAATATGTCTAGCAGTTGAATCTTGCTTTGGTAAGGATTACTCTTggtattgaaattttatgtgTCAAATCGACTATATTGACTAATGAAgtcaaatgaaatattatgTTGAGAAAAAATGGGAgtaaaattatccaatacAAAATGTTTCTGTATAATACTCAACGTGGTACCCTCAGTAGTATCTTGATTAACCGAAGTTGAGTGTATGTTCCGATCTGTGAGACAGAGCAAAATATCAGAGTATATAAAAAGATTCTCCTACGAACCGTATCgcattaaacaattcaataattACTTGTACAAACATTCAGTTTTGGACGTTTACCAAATGAAAACCTTGCCACTTGCTTTGCGTAGGGGAATAGATTCCACCTTCAATGATGGGTTATTAAGTGTTAAATGTATAGAATCTATTAAGTCCGACAGGGCAACAAAAGTACTTTTTGAATGTGGTGATAGTTTTAGAATTGAATCTGTACTTTTAAACTTTCCTACACATACATCTCTTTGCATCTCATCACaggtaaaaatattacaataattgAGTTGATAATTGTTTAGAATTATCATATAGGTGGGTTGTGCCTATGgctgtaaattttgtgcCACAGGGAAAATTGGAATAAAACGGAATTTGACGGTAGATGAGATAGTTGACCAAATTATCTACTTTAAAAACATGGGTCATAGAATCAACACAATCAGTTTTATGGGTATTTCTCACTTATTccatacaatttataatattatgcTAACTTAGGCATGGGAGAACCATTATCAAACCCTAACACATTTCATGCATTGGAAATACTTACCAGtgaaatgaatatatcGCCAAGGAAACTAACAATCAGCACAATAGGACTACTTCCAGGCCTAAGTAAATTATCTGCCAAGTATCCACAAATCAATATCGCATATTCGTTGCACACTCCCTTCACCGATCAGCGTAATGATTTGGTAATAAATCCCCCATTCAGATGCCAATCAATCGCATGTACCCCTTCCAAGAGGTGTTTGAGTTGCTAGATAAGCATTTGGCTAGGACAGGGAGGAGAGTTTGGATAGCATATGTTCTTATAAAGGGTAAATATAGCTTTAAAGTAGACATAAATGATACAGTGGACCACGCCCAAGCCTTGGGTAATTTTATACGCAGCAGACCAGGTGATGTGCGACATTTGTATCATGTAAATTTAATCCCCTATAATAAAGGTATCATTGTGTTCAATATAGTCCAAGGGGATTGCATGGAAAGAGTACTAGTTGATGGTGCAAAGGCTTTCGAAAAGGaactaaataaactatCAATTTCCACTTCCTACAGGTTTgattgaaatttgtatatatagaAATCATTTTGGGCAAGATATAGACGCCGCTTGCGGTCAACTATTCGCAAAGTATCAAATTAATGGTTTAAAAGTTGATGATTTACTTGTTGCTTAGATACAGAGTGCCTTTGTAATTGCAATGTGATTTAAAAACAGAAATATCATTAgaaatcatatatatttcagataactttcaataaattctaATTAACATCACCAAAATATAgaataatatcaataatatatgtgaCTACGTtgatatttgatttatgCCATTTAGTGATATGGGATGTTGTAGATTAATCATTAAGTTGTAACAGATATACCTACATGCGTTGATGAATATACATTAgtcaataatttaaaacaataaaaaatgatttgcATTCATGCCAAGCAATGCTGTGTAAActgttaaatataaaacTAAACTAGAGTGTAAGAACATTTTATGAATgactaattttatattacattttttaattttagaacattaaaaaatgtaatacATAAATGACATCGTGCCCTACACACTAACTGATGTTATGGCATATTCTAGCGACGCTATTTTTGTTCCCAGTTCATACATTGACAAATGAAAGTACTGAAAATAGTACTAAAATTTGTGGTAATTAGATTTCACATTTAGAAGTTGATGATCTAGTGGAATATGCCATTAAACAGCGGCTTCCAATATCCGAGACACTATTTGATGGGTAAAGTTGCACCTCATTTAGTTGCGATGGCACATTGTCATTGAGTGGAACCAACGGTAATATTGGTGGTATTTTATTATGCGgtaaaaatggcaaattcAAAACCAAGTATCACTAAGCATAATCTAGTATTAAGCATGTTGGTGTAGATATAGGtgatatcaaatatattgtctTGGACAAGGGAGATAGCTATGCATATGAGTGTTTAGAAATAGAGATTAATAAGAATAACCGATTTTGGAGGTTTAATTGTACGgaacaatttcataatgGGAAAGCCAAGCTATACCCGGAAGGGAATAAACCTTATATCATTGAGCTTAAAACTGGGTCTCAAATTGGAGGTAAATATGCGAGTTATTTAGCTGGCACGGAGGGTAATGTTAGaattaaattgattggtGAAAATGGACAAACAGGGTCTATTTATCTAACTAACCATTTGAAACGGGGTAGTGTCAATATTTACCACATCAAGGCCAGTGATGTTGGCGAACTTAAGTCTATTGTCGTGTCAAATGATTCGACAGATTTGCCTTGGTATTGTGTCAGCGTTTCAGTGTTGTTCAACGATAGGAGGGTTCCCTTTGGAATCAATCGTTGGTTAGGCGGgacatataataataatgcgCTTGTATCACTAAATGACAATTCTTTTGTCCATGAAATTACTTGCTCAACTCGTTTGGTCGATATTTTTCTTGGGTActaattgcataatttaGAATGCCCACTGATAAGCTGCACTCATTTGCTGTTAAGTGTCCCCTAAATTGTCCAAAGGAGAAGGTAGAGGGATTTATAATACACCCAGGGTCTACTTCAATTTGCAGTGCAGCTATTGTTGATGGAATTATTTCATATGgtggtaaattttatttgatttaggTGGTGAAGTTAATGTAACAGTTGGGCCCCAATTACCAAGGTATAATGCCGGTATTGGCACTAGAAATAGCATCGATTATGAGCCCTTTAATCGCACTTCTAGTTTTTACCTTTACAAGGTAAGATGGCTGATATGTAGATTGATAGCATTGATGACATTGACTCGAAGATTAGGTTGGTAGATGGGAGGGGTGAATTGGCGTCAGTGGGACGACTTGAGatttttgatgaaaatgcTGGTCATTGGGGTACCGTGTGTGGGAGTGGCAAGGGCACCAAATTTACATCAAAAGCAGCACATCTGGTTTGCCATCACTTgggtaattaatttttgttgtttgaatgcatatatacaatgttatataatcattacACGCTAAAAATGAACGTTAATATGCATTTTACGttaatacataaatagTGTGTCccaatatattattattacctacaaataattttttataactTTTTAAATTGGCAACTTTAACCCATTTAACCTGCCCCTATCAATCTGtcaaatgtatataaattcatataGAATTATTGGCATGAATcagtataaatattttacattaaTGCATCATTTGTAATGTGttgtaatatattgttttaaCGTATGTTGATGTCTGcttatataataaaagtGTTGGGGAACAATCGCACATATTATGCATAGGTCTATTGCATTTTTTAgaatttatgatatatactTGGTATACATTATGTTGTATATTCATTTCAATTTACATCATTAATATGTCATTCATCTTCACAGTTTAATATAGGTTTTGAGACTGGAGAAAGGGTATATACTGGATGTAAAGATGTTTATGGTGAGTATATGTGTGCTCACAGGGGTTATCCTGTTGCAATAGCCGGATTGGGATGCCTTGGCAATGAAAGGTCAATTACCCAATGTCCATTTGAGAACCCCACAGTAGACTGTTTGAATCACGAAAATGACGTGGTTATTCACTGTCGAAAGCAAATATCCTCCTTTGGCGATGTGAAATTGGTGAATTACGCGGATCATGTTACTAATAATGGTAATATTGGTAGACTTGAAATCAACGTTGGAGGTAGATGCATCTATTACTTAGGTTACCGGCCCATTTGCAGCGACAAATGGTCACTTAAGGAGGCAATTATAGCTTGTAATCAATTGGGTTATGCTAATGTTGATGGCGAAGGTTGTGTCAATTGCTATTGTGAAGAAACGAATGGGCACAATTATTGCTCCAAATGGGGAAGTGATAACCTCATCAAAATATCATGTAAAGGTATGTTAATGTAAAATGATTGCAGTTttgtatgtaaaattttacaagtttttgtaataaatttttatcctCCGCATAAAATCGTTCTAAATGAAGTGTTATTTAGGCTACGAACAGCGTTTGAGTGAGTGTAAAATTGAAGGGGCTGAGGAACACGAATGTAATGGAGAAGTAGTACTATCATGTGCTGAAAAAGAATTGTCAAAAATGGACATTGAAAGACTTCAATTCCCTTCAAACCCACTCAAACCCATACTGAAACTTAGCTGCTATGATACAGCAGATGATGTAGAGTTTGATAAAGATGGAATTAGAGTGGTCGATTGTCCGTTGGGatgtaaaaatactaaATCACTAGTGGAAGGAACACTCATTTATTCCGTAAAATCTTCAATTTGTAAGGCGGCAATACACTCTGGAGTTGTGGATGATGGTGGAAATTTAGTTATTAGAGTAGCGTCTGGTGTTAAGCGTGTGTTTGGAACCAGTAGGAACGGGATTGTCAGTATAGAAGGCATTGAGGTTGAAAAGGGCTGTAAGTCCACAAGCTTATCTAGTCACGTTGTCATCTGTGGTGTCTAAGTTATTGGACAAA encodes:
- a CDS encoding rlmN, ribosomal RNA large subunit methyltransferase N (overlaps_old_locusTagID:BBM_III06735) — encoded protein: MFRSVRQSKISEYIKRFSYEPYRIKQFNNYLYKHSVLDVYQMKTLPLALRRGIDSTFNDGLLSVKCIESIKSDRATKVLFECGDSFRIESVLLNFPTHTSLCISSQVGCAYGCKFCATGKIGIKRNLTVDEIVDQIIYFKNMGHRINTISFMGMGEPLSNPNTFHALEILTSEMNISPRKLTISTIGLLPGLSKLSAKYPQINIAYSLHTPFTDQRNDLMPINRMYPFQEVFELLDKHLARTGRRVWIAYVLIKDINDTVDHAQALGNFIRSRPGDVRHLYHVNLIPYNKVQGDCMERVLVDGAKAFEKELNKLSISTSYRNHFGQDIDAACGQLFAKYQINGLKVDDLLVA
- a CDS encoding vacuolar protein sorting 29 (overlaps_old_locusTagID:BBM_III06725), translating into MNETEFILILGDIYTPSRALCIPNQFKELLRNNKISAVFCTGNLGSDDVKEELENISTNLYITKGDFDMNDEYPEYLNVKIGEFNFGMIHGHQIVPWGNFDSLRAIAIQLNCDILISGHTHELSVITKSDRCYINPSTCTGAYQPWSPNPIPSFVLLAVTGDQIMIYTYQIGLGIDNDGKPNVNMVKWSKNNRRMDP
- a CDS encoding glideosome associated protein with multiple membrane spans 3 (GAPM3) (overlaps_old_locusTagID:BBM_III06730); its protein translation is MAMYYTTRKDGLDGPAHVVRGPIIPLNEFFSVSLRSGFGLQLLSLLGLIITHFSHGGKGFYTYDLSGLSEETRLNESFRNFTAVFSIIYLGGSLCLLCFQIILADDTCWTRGYRSGSKILRLATFLDTLSSTLQFIFHLYIAKFYTTRWYILLNEGGSELVLFLFTRVIHAFSLILFGVACYLLEVYHDEGAGDLHAYINSVLFILSGLFELLKFMLKMSTPFVPTLALALLAASLWAVYFEPEVTYTSPALNETELTNDVEHQVEKFTHLTPMQS
- a CDS encoding Lysyl oxidase homolog 3 (overlaps_old_locusTagID:BBM_III06740); its protein translation is MLWHILATLFLFPVHTLTNESTENSTKICEVDDLVEYAIKQRLPISETLFDGCDGTLSLSGTNGNIGGILLCGKNGKFKTNIKHVGVDIGDIKYIVLDKGDSYAYECLEIEINKNNRFWRFNCTEQFHNGKAKLYPEGNKPYIIELKTGSQIGAGTEGNVRIKLIGENGQTGSIYLTNHLKRGSVNIYHIKASDVGELKSIVVSNDSTDLPWYCVSVSVLFNDRRVPFGINRWLGGTYNNNALVSLNDNSFVHEITCSTRLVDIFLGMPTDKLHSFAVKCPLNCPKEKVEGFIIHPGSTSICSAAIVDGIISYGGGEVNVTVGPQLPRYNAGIGTRNSIDYEPFNRTSSFYLYKIDSIDDIDSKIRLVDGRGELASVGRLEIFDENAGHWGTVCGSGKGTKFTSKAAHLVCHHLGFETGERVYTGCKDVYGEYMCAHRGYPVAIAGLGCLGNERSITQCPFENPTVDCLNHENDVVIHCRKQISSFGDVKLVNYADHVTNNGNIGRLEINVGGYRPICSDKWSLKEAIIACNQLGYANVDGEGCVNCYCEETNGHNYCSKWGSDNLIKISCKGYEQRLSECKIEGAEEHECNGEVVLSCAEKELSKMDIERLQFPSNPLKPILKLSCYDTADDVEFDKDGIRVVDCPLGCKNTKSLVEGTLIYSVKSSICKAAIHSGVVDDGGNLVIRVASGVKRVFGTSRNGIVSIEGIEVEKGFTLSSVVSKLLDKVRIGVNPESRSGGTYASNSTEIDKAVDEIGDKQDNDIENENKNKGIDGSLSVPSHNERLKPLYNITPKLAFTGTSNSWLDITNYEFWSKIASSNKFSISIHFKPATNGIDGSRKTLLSLGNCGGLILSLDDRQLVVEQICHAAITITSVINTSDDDTSIDNEVVHILLTYHGPSKTIAVYSNGHNTIHKSNWSTISLTGPKYVGRPGTMYDDYFVGQIYNIQFFDHILTSQDAYSLIKNFNSTVINTFTVVDDGKIHCLKHPIKYNLTSRWDDSFKSLVLGCDDDLRVINGFVGQTFSVYCGDDCSDIKLPLKGSGIYSPDSSICKAAMHAGAGNHVLLKLLDGLPSYKSTKGHHGIISCSEYSPQLISFSVSPMVTSEYLTCEDDAMWILKLPIGSKHIVMCPKDCQNNKKAKVFGTDIYSPNSSVCKAALHSKDIKGNMRIEVEVAEGLSDYKGSERNGVTSYSYKGYLRSFKIISVDKC